One segment of Thermococcus sp. AM4 DNA contains the following:
- a CDS encoding MBL fold metallo-hydrolase: protein MRIIWYGHSCFWIETRGVKILIDPYPDVDDDLIGDVDYILITHEHTDHYGKVELLSRLRGATVIGPKPVYLMAIADGVTRVREISEGETVELGEGVKVTAFFMEHPSSQYPLGYLIEGDKRLFHTGDTYAFPALQRLRGKVDVLLVPISGRSTANEREAAQIIEDVRPRIVIPMHYGTYGNGDPEKLINELRKNRIFAFVKVLKPGEEFSL, encoded by the coding sequence ATGAGAATCATATGGTACGGTCACTCCTGCTTTTGGATCGAGACGAGGGGGGTCAAGATACTGATAGACCCGTACCCGGACGTGGACGATGATCTCATCGGCGATGTGGACTACATTCTGATAACGCACGAGCACACGGACCACTACGGGAAGGTCGAGCTCCTATCGCGCCTCAGAGGGGCAACTGTGATCGGCCCAAAACCCGTTTACCTGATGGCGATCGCCGACGGGGTTACGCGGGTTCGAGAGATCTCTGAAGGCGAAACCGTGGAGCTCGGTGAGGGAGTGAAGGTCACGGCCTTCTTCATGGAGCACCCCTCAAGCCAGTACCCGCTCGGCTATCTCATCGAGGGGGACAAGCGGCTCTTCCACACCGGGGACACCTACGCCTTCCCTGCACTGCAGAGGCTTCGCGGTAAGGTGGACGTCCTTCTCGTGCCAATAAGCGGCCGCTCAACGGCGAACGAGCGCGAGGCGGCGCAGATAATAGAGGACGTGAGGCCGAGGATCGTCATTCCGATGCACTACGGCACCTACGGGAACGGCGACCCCGAGAAGCTCATAAACGAGCTCAGGAAGAACAGGATATTCGCCTTCGTCAAGGTTCTCAAACCCGGGGAAGAGTTCAGCCTATGA
- a CDS encoding DUF4157 domain-containing protein, protein MGSKDIKKALASLVLVSIILLGLVGASANTGSDVLSQVNSILKKVEEIRGLTFKEPPKIVILTREEAKERFKPGKPDIERMKLEEDVYKMSLLLPPNYPYVHEKVEQSVGWIAVTTGNTIYIIAENFLSDPDTARRVIAHESVHVLQKQWFNAPYGGPTLDTTKAIQAAIEGDADLVADLYCNETGIPIHKITDLYTRDPVTALGIFPYVFGDRFVAYLYRVGGWRLVNEMYSHLPNTTKVVMFPSLYLRNWTPTDVRADVEKLIPKNATVRHSDRMGAYYVFLIYWGHNATREESMKMARAWDGDWLIMGDVNGTNGTERFLAWEVLFTTPENATAFAHFLEKIAKNDDYARFTIRTSGRKVVLLAKKTLSEEKTDERGQEVKVFDLWKGIR, encoded by the coding sequence ATGGGAAGCAAAGACATCAAAAAAGCCCTCGCTTCACTGGTACTCGTCTCGATAATCCTCCTGGGACTAGTGGGGGCCAGCGCGAACACCGGCAGCGACGTTCTCTCCCAGGTGAACTCCATCCTCAAGAAGGTGGAGGAGATCCGGGGCTTGACCTTCAAGGAGCCCCCAAAGATAGTGATCCTCACGAGGGAAGAGGCCAAGGAACGGTTCAAGCCAGGAAAACCGGACATAGAGCGGATGAAGCTTGAGGAAGACGTCTACAAGATGAGCCTCCTCCTGCCGCCCAACTACCCCTACGTCCACGAGAAGGTCGAGCAGAGCGTGGGGTGGATCGCGGTCACGACCGGTAACACGATCTACATAATAGCGGAGAACTTCCTCTCCGATCCGGACACTGCGAGGAGAGTGATAGCCCACGAATCAGTTCACGTTCTCCAGAAGCAGTGGTTCAACGCCCCCTACGGCGGGCCGACCCTCGACACCACGAAGGCAATACAGGCGGCGATAGAGGGGGACGCAGACCTCGTCGCCGACCTCTACTGCAACGAGACGGGGATTCCCATCCACAAGATAACGGACCTCTACACCAGAGACCCGGTAACGGCACTCGGCATCTTTCCCTACGTCTTCGGAGACAGGTTCGTCGCTTACCTCTACCGCGTTGGAGGATGGAGGCTCGTTAACGAGATGTACAGCCATCTGCCGAACACGACCAAAGTCGTGATGTTCCCCAGCCTATACCTCCGGAACTGGACGCCCACAGACGTGAGGGCCGACGTAGAAAAGCTGATACCAAAAAACGCAACCGTAAGGCACTCCGACAGGATGGGAGCATACTACGTGTTCCTGATCTACTGGGGACACAACGCCACGAGGGAAGAAAGCATGAAAATGGCCCGGGCCTGGGACGGAGACTGGCTGATCATGGGGGACGTCAACGGCACAAACGGGACCGAAAGGTTCCTGGCCTGGGAAGTTCTCTTCACCACTCCCGAGAACGCCACGGCCTTCGCCCACTTTCTCGAGAAGATAGCGAAAAACGACGACTACGCCCGCTTCACAATTAGAACCAGCGGGCGAAAGGTTGTACTCCTGGCCAAAAAGACCCTGTCGGAGGAGAAAACAGATGAAAGAGGGCAAGAAGTTAAGGTGTTCGATCTGTGGAAGGGTATACGATGA
- the thrC gene encoding threonine synthase, which yields MKEGKKLRCSICGRVYDEPVQRCECGEPVEFELFEGEPYIGKSVWERFWDFWPVEPALEFSLGEGDTPLVKSRLGEGFGVRLYLKNETVNPTWSFKDRGTFLAMSYALKAGYKTVGTVSTGNMAASVSAYASRFGLKAKILVSESASDEKLKAVSVYGEEVIRVLGDYGRLYFESLKLGEKLGVYFMNSDNPFRTEGYKGIAFEIAEELTPDYVLIPTSSGGLFRGVAKGFLELYENGLIDGLPKLIAVQAEGCSPICKAFREGKEKVERFENPKTIAKAIANPYPPSGNAVLKLLREFGWGCVSVSDDEIRKAQKRLAREGLFVQPASATGIAALEKLSLPEGAKVVSILTGSGLRTLKDAPAGKITECPLEGLENCLR from the coding sequence ATGAAAGAGGGCAAGAAGTTAAGGTGTTCGATCTGTGGAAGGGTATACGATGAACCCGTCCAGAGGTGCGAGTGCGGCGAGCCGGTCGAGTTCGAGCTCTTTGAGGGAGAACCATACATCGGAAAGAGCGTCTGGGAGCGGTTCTGGGACTTCTGGCCGGTCGAGCCGGCCCTTGAGTTTTCGCTCGGCGAGGGCGACACCCCGCTGGTGAAGTCGAGGCTCGGCGAGGGGTTCGGCGTTAGGCTCTACCTCAAGAACGAAACGGTGAACCCGACCTGGAGCTTCAAGGACAGAGGGACGTTCCTCGCGATGAGCTACGCACTCAAAGCCGGCTACAAAACCGTTGGGACGGTCTCAACCGGCAACATGGCGGCGAGCGTCTCTGCCTACGCTTCACGCTTCGGATTGAAAGCTAAAATTCTCGTCTCCGAGAGCGCAAGCGACGAGAAATTAAAGGCCGTCTCGGTCTACGGCGAGGAAGTGATAAGGGTCCTCGGGGACTACGGGAGGCTCTACTTCGAGAGCCTCAAGCTTGGGGAAAAGCTCGGGGTCTACTTTATGAACTCCGACAACCCCTTCAGAACCGAGGGCTACAAAGGTATCGCGTTTGAGATAGCGGAGGAGCTTACCCCGGACTACGTTTTGATTCCGACGAGTTCAGGCGGCCTTTTCAGAGGAGTGGCAAAGGGCTTCCTCGAGCTTTACGAGAATGGGCTTATTGATGGCCTTCCAAAGCTGATAGCGGTTCAGGCTGAAGGTTGCTCCCCGATATGTAAAGCCTTCCGTGAAGGGAAGGAAAAGGTGGAGCGCTTCGAGAACCCGAAAACGATAGCGAAGGCAATAGCGAACCCCTACCCGCCGAGCGGGAACGCCGTTCTGAAACTTCTGAGGGAGTTTGGCTGGGGTTGCGTTTCAGTTTCGGACGATGAAATCAGAAAAGCTCAGAAAAGGCTCGCCCGCGAGGGCCTCTTCGTCCAGCCGGCGAGCGCGACGGGGATAGCGGCCTTAGAGAAGCTCAGCCTTCCCGAAGGAGCCAAGGTCGTCTCGATTCTCACCGGTTCTGGATTGAGAACCCTGAAAGATGCCCCGGCGGGGAAGATAACGGAGTGCCCGCTCGAGGGGCTTGAAAACTGTCTGAGGTGA